A section of the Prochlorococcus sp. MIT 1341 genome encodes:
- a CDS encoding adenylate kinase — MKKRLLFLGPPGAGKGTQAKRICEKYSLSHLSTGDLLRAEVVAKTDLGNKAAVLMANGELVTDDLVLSIVETKLKAISSGWLLDGFPRTVGQAEALERILVEIDQLIEAVVLLELNDDLLIERLLLRGRDDDNQEVITNRLDVYRVKTEPLIDYFRSKGLIHSIQADGSVEEITQLIESVLKCV, encoded by the coding sequence ATGAAGAAACGTCTTTTATTTCTCGGTCCTCCTGGTGCAGGTAAAGGAACCCAAGCAAAAAGGATTTGCGAAAAATATTCTTTAAGCCATTTATCAACCGGAGATCTTCTTCGAGCGGAGGTAGTAGCAAAGACAGATCTTGGGAACAAAGCTGCTGTATTAATGGCAAATGGGGAGTTAGTTACTGATGATTTAGTACTGTCAATAGTAGAAACTAAATTAAAGGCTATTTCTTCAGGGTGGTTATTAGACGGTTTTCCTAGAACCGTAGGCCAAGCTGAAGCACTTGAACGCATCCTTGTTGAAATCGATCAGCTAATTGAGGCAGTTGTACTTCTAGAGCTAAATGATGATTTGCTAATAGAAAGGCTGCTCTTGCGGGGGCGTGATGATGATAATCAAGAAGTTATAACTAATAGACTTGATGTCTATCGAGTTAAGACCGAACCTTTGATTGACTACTTCAGGTCCAAGGGTTTGATTCATTCCATTCAAGCTGATGGCAGCGTTGAAGAGATCACTCAGTTGATTGAGAGTGTTTTGAAATGTGTATGA
- the rplQ gene encoding 50S ribosomal protein L17, whose protein sequence is MRHQCRLPQLGRPADQRKAMLRGLTTQLIREGRVTTTRARAKALRDKAEKMISLAKEGSLASRRRAIGYIYDKQLVHALFDKAKERYGDRKGGYTRIVRTVSRRGDNAQMSIIELV, encoded by the coding sequence ATGCGCCATCAATGTCGATTACCTCAATTGGGTCGCCCTGCTGACCAACGCAAAGCAATGTTGAGGGGACTTACTACTCAGTTAATACGTGAGGGACGCGTAACTACAACTAGAGCTAGAGCTAAAGCATTGAGGGATAAGGCTGAGAAAATGATTTCTTTAGCGAAAGAGGGAAGTCTTGCTTCAAGACGCAGAGCAATTGGTTATATCTATGACAAACAATTAGTACATGCCTTATTTGATAAGGCTAAGGAGCGTTATGGTGATCGAAAGGGTGGCTACACGCGGATTGTTCGTACTGTTTCTCGTCGAGGTGACAATGCTCAGATGTCTATTATTGAACTGGTATGA
- the secY gene encoding preprotein translocase subunit SecY → MLVSRGRNPSAAEVLTQLVQNRELRGRVLTTLGLLLLIRLGIYIPLPGIDRQEFQSFLQQGGQLIGFLDIFTGGGISTLGIFALGILPFINASIILQLLTASLPQLEDLQKNEGEAGRRKIAQITRYVALGWGLIQSIVFALILRPYAIEGVSETIFVAQSALGLVTGSMIVMWLSEIITEKGIGQGASLVIFLNIVATLPKALGSTIEKAQTGDRGDVIGIVVLLFVFLVTIVGIIFVQEGSRRLPIVSAKRQIGASGMLPNRQSYLPLKLNAGGVMPIIFASALIFLPITIANFTKNPFLIRAAGSLNPGASNPWPYAIVFFALILGFAYFYASLTVNPIDIATNLKRGGVAIPGVRPGSATSNYLSGVQNRLTLLGGLFLGSVAIIPAAVERATNVQTFQGLGATSLLILVGVAIDTAKQVQTYVISQRYEGLVRQ, encoded by the coding sequence ATGCTTGTAAGTCGAGGCCGCAACCCTAGTGCCGCGGAAGTGCTTACACAATTAGTTCAGAATCGTGAGCTCCGCGGAAGAGTCCTTACAACCCTAGGACTTCTTTTGCTTATTCGACTGGGAATTTACATCCCATTGCCTGGGATAGATAGACAAGAATTCCAGAGTTTTCTTCAGCAAGGAGGACAGTTAATTGGTTTCTTGGATATTTTTACTGGTGGAGGCATATCTACTCTAGGAATATTTGCCCTTGGGATATTGCCGTTTATTAATGCTTCAATTATTTTACAGCTTTTAACGGCTTCCCTGCCTCAATTAGAGGACCTTCAAAAGAATGAGGGAGAGGCTGGACGTAGAAAGATTGCACAGATCACAAGGTATGTAGCATTAGGGTGGGGCTTAATTCAAAGTATTGTTTTTGCTTTAATTCTTAGACCATATGCTATTGAAGGAGTATCAGAAACGATTTTTGTAGCTCAATCTGCACTTGGTTTAGTAACTGGCTCAATGATTGTAATGTGGCTCAGCGAAATAATTACTGAAAAGGGTATAGGACAAGGTGCATCATTGGTTATTTTTTTGAACATAGTTGCAACTTTGCCTAAGGCTCTTGGCTCTACAATTGAGAAAGCCCAAACTGGTGATCGAGGTGATGTAATAGGTATTGTTGTTTTATTATTTGTTTTTCTTGTAACTATTGTTGGAATTATATTTGTTCAGGAAGGGTCAAGACGATTACCAATTGTTAGTGCAAAAAGACAGATTGGGGCTAGTGGAATGCTTCCTAATAGGCAGAGTTACTTGCCTTTAAAGCTTAATGCTGGAGGTGTGATGCCAATTATCTTTGCTTCTGCATTAATATTTTTACCAATTACAATTGCAAATTTCACTAAAAATCCTTTTTTAATCCGTGCTGCTGGTTCATTGAACCCAGGAGCCTCTAATCCTTGGCCTTACGCAATTGTTTTCTTTGCATTAATTCTTGGGTTTGCCTATTTCTATGCTTCATTAACTGTTAATCCCATTGATATAGCAACTAATCTGAAACGTGGAGGAGTTGCTATACCTGGAGTTAGGCCTGGCAGTGCAACTAGTAATTACCTTTCAGGAGTTCAAAATCGTTTAACTCTCCTGGGGGGGTTATTCCTTGGTTCGGTGGCGATTATTCCAGCAGCAGTCGAACGAGCGACAAATGTTCAGACTTTTCAAGGATTAGGAGCAACATCTTTATTGATTTTGGTCGGTGTTGCTATTGATACTGCTAAGCAAGTTCAGACTTATGTCATTTCTCAGAGGTATGAAGGTCTTGTTCGTCAGTAA
- the rpsI gene encoding 30S ribosomal protein S9, whose protein sequence is MTSSSSSNNAVYWGTGRRKTSVARVRLVPGKGSIVINGRPGDHYLNFNPAYLAAVNAPLQTLGLNGQYDILVNVYGGGLTGQADAIKQGAARALCELSADNRKPLKTEGHLSRDPRAKERRKYGLKKARKAPQYSKR, encoded by the coding sequence ATGACTTCAAGCTCTTCTAGTAATAATGCCGTTTATTGGGGCACTGGGCGTAGGAAAACATCCGTAGCTCGAGTTCGACTTGTTCCTGGAAAAGGATCCATAGTTATTAATGGACGGCCAGGTGATCATTATTTGAATTTCAATCCAGCATATTTAGCTGCTGTAAATGCTCCTCTGCAAACTCTTGGGTTGAATGGACAATATGACATTCTCGTCAATGTTTATGGAGGTGGTTTAACAGGTCAAGCGGATGCAATTAAGCAAGGAGCTGCTAGAGCACTCTGTGAACTTTCTGCTGATAACAGAAAACCTTTAAAGACTGAAGGTCATTTGAGTAGAGACCCAAGAGCTAAAGAAAGGCGAAAATATGGATTGAAGAAAGCTCGGAAAGCCCCTCAATACTCAAAACGCTGA
- the rpsQ gene encoding 30S ribosomal protein S17, translating to MALKERLGTVVSDKMDKTVVVAVQNRFPHPIYRKIVSRTTRYKAHDETNKCRVGDRVRITETRPISASKRWAIAEVLSHSPKSQEAYQ from the coding sequence ATGGCACTTAAGGAAAGATTAGGAACTGTCGTCAGTGACAAGATGGACAAGACAGTCGTTGTGGCGGTTCAAAACCGCTTTCCTCATCCGATCTATAGAAAGATCGTGAGTCGCACGACCCGTTACAAGGCACACGATGAAACGAATAAATGTCGTGTTGGTGATCGAGTCAGGATCACTGAGACTCGACCAATTAGTGCATCAAAACGTTGGGCTATAGCAGAAGTCTTAAGCCATAGTCCGAAATCTCAGGAGGCATATCAATGA
- the rpsE gene encoding 30S ribosomal protein S5, giving the protein MTESNKQNNPKSAASGSDVPPAAQGQSDNRRGGGGRGGDRERKGRRGGDRRGQERDSEWQERVVQIRRVSKTVKGGKKMSFRAIVVVGNERGQVGVGVGKASDVIGAVRKGVADGKKHLVKVPLTRHSSIPTLSNGRNGAASVLIRPAAPGTGVIAGGSIRTVLELAGIKNVLAKRLGSKTPLNNARAAMLALQGLRTHKATAKERGISLEQIYS; this is encoded by the coding sequence ATGACTGAATCAAACAAACAAAACAATCCAAAATCAGCTGCATCTGGTTCTGATGTACCCCCTGCAGCCCAAGGTCAATCAGACAACCGTAGGGGAGGCGGTGGTCGTGGTGGCGATCGCGAGCGTAAGGGGCGCAGGGGGGGAGATCGACGTGGTCAAGAGCGAGATTCTGAATGGCAAGAGAGAGTCGTTCAAATAAGACGTGTATCTAAAACAGTGAAAGGTGGAAAAAAGATGAGTTTTAGGGCAATTGTTGTTGTTGGGAATGAGCGAGGTCAGGTAGGTGTAGGTGTTGGAAAGGCAAGTGATGTAATTGGTGCAGTTCGCAAAGGTGTTGCGGATGGTAAGAAGCATCTTGTAAAGGTTCCTCTTACAAGACATAGTTCTATCCCAACTCTTTCGAATGGGCGCAATGGTGCTGCAAGCGTATTAATTCGGCCTGCTGCACCAGGAACGGGTGTAATTGCAGGAGGGTCTATTCGTACTGTTCTTGAATTAGCTGGAATAAAGAACGTTTTAGCTAAGAGACTTGGCAGTAAAACTCCCCTTAATAACGCTCGGGCTGCGATGCTTGCTTTACAAGGCCTCCGCACGCACAAAGCAACAGCAAAGGAACGGGGCATTTCCCTTGAGCAGATTTACTCTTGA
- the rplR gene encoding 50S ribosomal protein L18, producing MPTLNRKKQTQKRHKRLRRYLTGNPDRPRLAVFRSNQHIYAQIIDDEAQSTLCSASTLEKDLRTSLKGNGNSCDASNAVGSLVAKRALEKGIKQVVFDRGGNLYHGRVKALAEAARQAGLEF from the coding sequence ATGCCTACTCTCAATCGTAAAAAACAGACTCAGAAACGACATAAACGTCTGCGTCGTTATCTAACAGGAAACCCTGATCGTCCTAGATTGGCTGTCTTCCGCTCAAATCAGCATATTTATGCTCAGATTATCGATGATGAAGCTCAAAGCACATTGTGTTCAGCTTCTACCTTAGAAAAGGATCTTCGCACCAGCCTCAAGGGCAATGGCAATAGTTGTGATGCATCAAATGCCGTTGGTTCTTTGGTGGCAAAGCGAGCATTGGAAAAAGGAATTAAACAGGTTGTTTTTGATCGTGGTGGCAATCTTTATCACGGCAGGGTAAAAGCCCTAGCTGAAGCTGCACGTCAAGCTGGCCTTGAATTCTGA
- the rplM gene encoding 50S ribosomal protein L13, whose amino-acid sequence MNKTSVPSIDSLDRKWYLVDAENQTLGRLATEVASVLRGKKNPNFTPHLDTGDFVVVVNAEKVRVTGNKPQQKLYRRHSGRPGGMKVETFQALQERLPERIVEKAIKGMLPHNALGRQLFRKLKVYRGSEHPHAAQKPQPISIDTATTSQ is encoded by the coding sequence ATGAACAAGACCTCAGTTCCTTCAATCGATTCCTTAGACCGCAAGTGGTACTTGGTAGATGCCGAGAATCAGACTCTTGGCAGGTTGGCTACAGAAGTAGCCTCAGTGTTGCGAGGCAAGAAAAATCCGAATTTCACCCCGCATCTAGATACCGGTGATTTTGTTGTTGTGGTCAATGCTGAAAAGGTTAGGGTTACTGGTAATAAACCTCAGCAAAAACTCTACCGTCGCCACTCTGGGCGTCCTGGAGGCATGAAGGTTGAGACTTTTCAAGCTTTGCAAGAGCGCCTACCAGAAAGAATTGTTGAGAAAGCTATTAAGGGTATGCTTCCTCATAACGCTTTAGGCCGACAATTGTTCCGAAAACTAAAGGTTTATCGTGGCTCTGAGCATCCACATGCGGCTCAGAAGCCACAGCCAATATCAATAGATACAGCCACCACCTCACAATGA
- the rplE gene encoding 50S ribosomal protein L5: protein MSLKKRYREKIQPKLLKDLSLSNIHQVPKVVKVTVNRGLGEAAQNSKSLEASISELATITGQKVVVTRAKKAIAGFKIRQGMPIGCAVTLRGERMYAFLERLINLALPRIRDFRGVSPKSFDGRGNYTLGVREQIIFPEISFDKIDSIRGMDITIVTSARTDEEGRALLSEMGMPFRSN from the coding sequence ATGTCACTCAAAAAACGCTATCGAGAGAAAATTCAGCCCAAACTGCTGAAAGACCTTAGTCTCTCCAATATTCATCAGGTTCCCAAGGTAGTTAAGGTCACTGTAAATAGGGGCCTAGGTGAAGCTGCGCAAAATTCGAAGTCCTTGGAGGCTTCCATTTCTGAGTTGGCAACTATTACTGGGCAGAAAGTAGTTGTGACAAGAGCTAAGAAAGCAATTGCAGGATTTAAGATCCGCCAGGGAATGCCCATTGGATGTGCGGTAACTCTTAGAGGTGAACGTATGTACGCATTCCTTGAAAGATTGATTAATCTTGCTCTCCCAAGAATTAGGGATTTCAGAGGTGTGAGTCCAAAGAGTTTTGATGGACGTGGTAACTACACCCTTGGAGTAAGGGAGCAAATTATCTTTCCAGAGATCTCTTTTGACAAAATTGACTCCATCAGGGGTATGGACATCACCATTGTCACCAGTGCCCGAACAGATGAGGAGGGCAGGGCCCTCCTTAGCGAGATGGGAATGCCTTTCCGCAGTAACTGA
- the rplX gene encoding 50S ribosomal protein L24, whose product MPTATKKARPTQRIKMRIRKGDTVQVIAGKDKGKTGEVIRTLPITNRVIVQGVNLRTRHIKPTQEGEGGRIVTEEASVHASNVMLYSTDKKVASRVELFLEKDGSKKRRLKKTGEVID is encoded by the coding sequence ATGCCTACTGCAACCAAAAAAGCAAGACCCACTCAGCGCATAAAGATGCGTATAAGAAAAGGCGACACTGTCCAAGTGATTGCAGGGAAAGACAAAGGTAAGACTGGAGAAGTTATACGTACATTGCCTATAACTAATAGGGTAATTGTGCAAGGCGTAAACCTTCGTACAAGGCACATCAAGCCCACTCAAGAAGGAGAAGGGGGGCGAATAGTCACTGAAGAAGCATCAGTGCATGCTTCAAATGTGATGCTTTATTCCACAGACAAAAAAGTCGCTAGTCGTGTGGAGTTGTTTTTAGAGAAAGACGGCTCTAAGAAACGCCGTCTTAAAAAGACAGGTGAAGTTATTGACTAA
- the rpsK gene encoding 30S ribosomal protein S11, which produces MATPTKKSGSKKSKRNVPNGVVHIQSTFNNTIVSITDTSGEVISWSSAGASGFKGARKGTPFAAQTAAEAAARRALDQGMRQIEVLVRGPGSGRETAIRALQVAGLEITLIRDVTPLPHNGCRRPKRRRV; this is translated from the coding sequence ATGGCCACACCAACTAAGAAATCTGGCTCCAAAAAGTCCAAGCGCAACGTTCCAAATGGAGTGGTGCACATTCAAAGCACCTTTAATAACACCATTGTTTCCATAACAGATACCTCCGGCGAAGTCATTTCATGGTCTTCTGCAGGAGCAAGTGGATTTAAAGGTGCTCGTAAAGGAACTCCATTTGCAGCACAAACTGCTGCTGAAGCTGCTGCTAGGCGCGCTTTGGACCAAGGTATGCGACAGATAGAGGTTCTCGTAAGAGGGCCAGGTTCTGGTCGTGAAACGGCCATTAGAGCATTGCAAGTGGCCGGACTTGAGATCACTTTGATTAGAGATGTGACACCATTGCCTCACAATGGGTGTCGCCGTCCTAAACGACGTCGCGTTTGA
- the rplF gene encoding 50S ribosomal protein L6: MSRIGKSPIPLPEKVAVSLQGLSVTVKGPKGELSRTLPEGVSISQVENTIVVTPDNQKRKSRERHGLCRSLVANMVEGVSKGFTRRLEIVGVGSRAQVKGKTLVVNAGYSHPVEVIPPEGITFKVENNTNVIVTGPDKELVGNEAAKIRAIRPPEPYKGKGIKYQGERIMRKAGKSGKK, from the coding sequence ATGTCTCGAATTGGTAAATCACCCATCCCACTCCCAGAAAAGGTCGCTGTTAGCCTGCAAGGCCTATCAGTAACTGTTAAGGGACCCAAGGGCGAATTGAGTCGCACTCTTCCAGAGGGAGTGAGTATCAGTCAGGTTGAAAACACTATTGTGGTCACGCCTGACAATCAAAAGCGTAAGTCTCGCGAGCGACATGGCTTATGCCGTTCATTAGTCGCAAATATGGTTGAGGGGGTAAGTAAGGGCTTTACTCGGAGATTGGAGATTGTCGGTGTTGGATCACGCGCACAAGTCAAAGGTAAAACTTTGGTAGTCAATGCTGGTTATAGTCACCCAGTTGAAGTTATTCCTCCTGAAGGGATAACTTTTAAGGTTGAGAACAACACAAATGTAATTGTCACTGGTCCTGATAAAGAATTAGTTGGCAATGAGGCGGCTAAGATCCGAGCTATTCGTCCACCTGAACCTTACAAGGGTAAGGGCATTAAGTATCAGGGAGAGCGCATTATGCGCAAAGCTGGTAAGTCAGGGAAGAAATAA
- a CDS encoding DNA-directed RNA polymerase subunit alpha, which translates to MLQYQIDRLDHQVSDDRSQTGIFLIGPLERGQATTLGNSLRRVLMGGLEGSAVTAVRISGVNHEYATVPGVREDVLDILLNCKQLAVHSRSPELEIGRLVVSGPAEVKAKDLQFSSQVQVVDAERPIATVHDGHSLELELHVERGVGYRPVDRHNEEISAIDLLQIDAVFMPVRRVNFTIDETAVAEGGSTRERLRMEVVTDGSTSPDDAIAEAANQLIELFQPLATVTMIEEEPVEPEPSAEAQIPLEELNLSVRAYNCLKRAQVNSVSDLMGFSYEDLLEIKNFGSKSADEVIEALERIGISIPQSRTSA; encoded by the coding sequence GTGCTCCAATACCAGATTGATCGACTTGATCATCAAGTTTCTGATGACCGTTCTCAGACAGGAATCTTTCTTATTGGGCCCTTAGAACGTGGTCAGGCAACCACCCTTGGCAATTCCTTAAGACGAGTTTTGATGGGTGGCCTAGAAGGTAGTGCGGTTACCGCAGTTCGCATTTCAGGAGTTAATCATGAATATGCCACTGTCCCTGGAGTGAGGGAGGATGTTTTGGACATTCTTTTAAATTGCAAACAACTGGCGGTTCATAGTAGAAGCCCAGAATTAGAGATAGGTCGTTTAGTCGTTTCTGGACCTGCTGAAGTCAAAGCAAAGGATTTGCAGTTTTCATCTCAAGTACAGGTTGTAGATGCAGAAAGACCAATCGCAACTGTTCATGATGGACATAGCCTTGAGCTAGAGCTTCATGTTGAGAGGGGTGTTGGCTATAGACCAGTGGATCGTCATAACGAAGAAATCAGTGCGATTGATCTTTTGCAGATCGACGCCGTGTTTATGCCAGTTAGACGGGTTAACTTCACTATTGATGAAACTGCAGTAGCTGAAGGTGGCTCCACTCGAGAGAGATTACGGATGGAGGTTGTTACTGATGGTTCTACTAGCCCAGATGATGCAATAGCTGAGGCTGCAAACCAGTTGATAGAGCTATTTCAGCCTTTAGCAACCGTTACCATGATTGAGGAAGAACCAGTTGAACCTGAACCTTCAGCCGAGGCTCAGATTCCTCTAGAAGAACTGAATCTGTCTGTTCGTGCATATAACTGTCTCAAACGTGCTCAGGTGAATTCAGTCTCTGATCTTATGGGATTCAGCTATGAAGACCTTCTTGAGATTAAAAACTTTGGTTCCAAGTCAGCAGATGAGGTAATCGAAGCGCTTGAGAGAATTGGTATTTCAATTCCTCAGAGCAGGACTTCTGCTTGA
- the rpmJ gene encoding 50S ribosomal protein L36, with protein sequence MKVRASVKKMCEKCRVIRRHGRVMVICTNPKHKQRQG encoded by the coding sequence ATGAAGGTGCGAGCCTCGGTTAAAAAAATGTGCGAGAAGTGCCGGGTGATTCGTCGCCACGGCCGGGTAATGGTCATTTGTACCAACCCAAAGCACAAGCAGAGACAGGGGTAA
- the rpmC gene encoding 50S ribosomal protein L29: protein MARPNAADVRNLSDADITEKIDTIRRELFDLRFQQATRQLPNAHRFKEARIKLAQLLTVQKERNRSQASS, encoded by the coding sequence CCGACCTAATGCTGCAGATGTTCGCAATCTTTCTGATGCTGATATCACAGAAAAGATCGATACTATTCGTCGAGAATTGTTTGATTTGAGGTTTCAGCAAGCTACTAGGCAGTTGCCTAATGCGCATCGTTTTAAAGAAGCTCGAATTAAACTGGCTCAGCTTCTAACGGTTCAGAAGGAGCGGAATCGCTCCCAAGCTTCCTCTTGA
- the truA gene encoding tRNA pseudouridine(38-40) synthase TruA, producing the protein MEKQFLKIDNSKLPRRIALNIQYEGTHFCGWQRQSDAFSVQQALEEAIASLDPFRPIKTVASGRTDAGVHASGQVVHFDCSRQIPSYRWASALNGRLPQTVRVIEAVEPPKDWHACYSAKFRRYRYTIYNGRRPNLFLTNWSWHRYRIHLDESLMRKALEGIVGTHDFGAFERAGSQRAHSFTTIQEVQLERNGDLLILEIQASGFLYGMVRLLVGQLVSVGEHKLSLKIFEKRWKEKRRSEVKESAPAKGLCLIRVGYSEKIFSEPMCFDSAPKFLLNTSNPPSP; encoded by the coding sequence ATTGAAAAACAATTTTTAAAGATAGATAATTCAAAATTGCCACGCAGGATAGCACTAAACATCCAGTATGAAGGCACTCACTTTTGCGGATGGCAACGGCAATCAGATGCTTTCAGCGTTCAGCAAGCTTTGGAGGAAGCGATTGCTTCATTGGACCCTTTCAGACCAATCAAGACTGTTGCTTCTGGGAGGACTGATGCAGGAGTACACGCTTCTGGTCAGGTTGTACATTTTGATTGTTCTAGGCAGATCCCTTCGTATAGATGGGCCTCTGCATTAAATGGAAGATTGCCACAAACGGTTCGTGTAATTGAAGCAGTAGAACCTCCGAAGGATTGGCATGCTTGCTATTCAGCAAAATTTCGTCGATATAGATACACCATTTACAATGGGCGAAGACCTAACCTTTTTCTAACAAACTGGTCTTGGCATAGATATCGGATTCATCTTGATGAATCTCTTATGAGAAAGGCTTTAGAAGGCATTGTGGGAACTCATGATTTTGGTGCTTTTGAACGCGCAGGTAGCCAGAGGGCTCATTCATTTACAACAATTCAGGAAGTTCAATTAGAAAGGAATGGTGATCTTCTAATACTGGAAATACAGGCGTCAGGTTTCTTATACGGAATGGTTAGGTTGTTGGTAGGGCAATTGGTTTCGGTAGGAGAACATAAATTGTCTCTTAAGATTTTTGAAAAGCGTTGGAAAGAGAAAAGGAGATCTGAAGTTAAGGAATCCGCACCAGCAAAAGGCTTATGTCTGATCAGGGTTGGATATTCAGAAAAGATTTTTTCTGAACCCATGTGCTTTGATTCCGCTCCAAAGTTCTTGTTAAATACTTCAAACCCTCCATCTCCTTAA
- the rplN gene encoding 50S ribosomal protein L14 — protein sequence MIQQESFLTVADNSGAKRIQCIRVLGSNRRYAHVGDVIVAAVKDAMPNMGVKKSDVVKAVVVRTKATMRRETGNSIRFDDNAAVLINEDKNPRGTRVFGPVARELRERNFTKIVSLAPEVI from the coding sequence ATGATTCAACAAGAAAGCTTTCTTACTGTTGCTGACAATAGTGGAGCAAAGCGTATCCAGTGCATCCGCGTATTGGGATCAAATCGTCGATATGCCCATGTTGGGGATGTAATCGTTGCTGCGGTTAAAGACGCTATGCCAAATATGGGAGTAAAGAAGTCAGATGTCGTAAAGGCAGTAGTGGTACGTACAAAGGCAACGATGCGAAGGGAAACTGGTAACTCAATTCGATTTGATGACAATGCTGCAGTTCTAATTAATGAAGATAAGAACCCTAGAGGGACAAGGGTTTTTGGCCCTGTAGCTCGTGAGCTGCGCGAACGTAATTTCACCAAAATTGTCTCTTTAGCACCGGAGGTTATTTGA
- the rplO gene encoding 50S ribosomal protein L15 has translation MTYSLQSLKSNTGARRRKLRKGRGIAAGQGASCGFGMRGQKSRSGRPTRPGFEGGQMPLYRRVPKLKHFTLVNPKQFTVLNVSALNDLKEGSTVNLDSLVKQGIVTSPKHPLKVLGNGALKVKLTVQAAAFTSSARKKIESAGGTCEILD, from the coding sequence ATGACATACTCACTCCAGTCACTCAAATCAAACACAGGTGCTCGCCGTCGCAAGTTGCGTAAAGGTCGGGGTATTGCAGCTGGACAAGGCGCTAGTTGTGGTTTTGGCATGCGTGGGCAGAAGTCCCGTTCTGGCAGGCCTACCAGGCCTGGCTTTGAAGGTGGTCAAATGCCTTTATATAGAAGGGTTCCTAAGCTAAAACATTTCACATTAGTCAACCCCAAGCAATTTACTGTCTTGAATGTTTCAGCATTAAATGATCTGAAAGAGGGAAGTACAGTGAACCTTGATTCCTTAGTAAAGCAGGGGATTGTTACCAGCCCTAAGCATCCTCTTAAGGTTCTTGGTAATGGTGCTTTAAAGGTTAAGTTGACTGTTCAGGCAGCTGCTTTTACTTCTTCAGCTCGTAAAAAGATAGAATCGGCTGGAGGCACTTGCGAAATTCTCGATTGA
- the rpsH gene encoding 30S ribosomal protein S8, producing the protein MANHDPISDMLTRIRNASEKRHQTTRIPASRMSRSIAKVLYQEGFIAEISEEGEGIRTQLVLELKYSGKHRQPTIRSMQRVSKPGLRIYKNTRGLPKVLGGLGVAIISTSKGVMSDRDARKQGVGGEVLCYVY; encoded by the coding sequence ATGGCTAATCACGATCCAATCTCAGATATGCTCACTCGCATTCGAAATGCAAGTGAAAAGCGACATCAGACAACACGTATCCCAGCTTCTCGAATGTCTCGGAGCATTGCCAAGGTGCTTTATCAGGAAGGTTTTATTGCTGAGATAAGCGAGGAGGGTGAGGGTATTCGTACCCAACTTGTACTTGAATTGAAGTACAGCGGCAAGCATCGCCAGCCAACTATTCGTTCAATGCAGCGGGTTAGTAAGCCAGGGTTGAGAATTTATAAAAACACTAGAGGTTTGCCTAAGGTTCTTGGAGGACTTGGGGTTGCGATTATCTCAACTTCGAAAGGTGTCATGAGTGATCGTGATGCCCGAAAACAAGGAGTTGGTGGAGAAGTTCTCTGCTACGTGTATTGA
- the rpsM gene encoding 30S ribosomal protein S13: MARIAGVDIPREKRVEVALTYIYGIGLTRAKTILAKTGVNPDVRVKDLEDGDVQKLRTATEAFTIEGDLRRQEGMALKRLQDIGCVRGRRHRMSLPVRGQRTRTNARTRRGSRKTVAGKKK, translated from the coding sequence GTGGCAAGGATTGCCGGCGTTGACATACCCCGCGAAAAGCGGGTTGAAGTAGCCCTGACCTACATCTACGGAATTGGGTTAACTCGCGCCAAGACTATTTTGGCGAAAACAGGAGTGAATCCCGACGTTCGGGTTAAAGATCTTGAGGATGGTGATGTTCAGAAGTTACGAACAGCTACTGAGGCATTCACCATTGAAGGGGATCTTCGCCGTCAGGAGGGGATGGCCCTAAAGCGTTTACAGGATATTGGCTGTGTGCGGGGGCGTCGCCACCGTATGAGTCTTCCTGTTCGTGGCCAGCGAACTAGAACTAATGCACGTACTAGACGCGGCTCCCGCAAAACTGTTGCTGGCAAGAAGAAATAA